One region of Solanum pennellii chromosome 6, SPENNV200 genomic DNA includes:
- the LOC107021636 gene encoding E3 ubiquitin-protein ligase RMA1-like: MDDDLINAIVMDLDLNHEPMESSALGLGSSPNSRIEQRILHLEAVAARWRQVHNSAADNSAPDSVQHHNCLGKGKGCKRDRSHLVAKALEMDVVVKKVDKNGPSFFDCNICFDIAKEPILTCCGHLYCWSCFYNLPYVDSTTKECPECKGEVTDANITPIYGNANSYCSNQVHSAFELPPRPKANRVESVRQQRVTRGLSHIPVAEALRRIRNSIGLGHNPQQLHTGAVSSTSLSGSHDLQNTEATGSQRPRSRVFSRVLLEGAASLSSELGNVQRLFEDITTSITDRIHEISNLQVSPIGHDEGNSLRSDAAIIRSEHQTLDSIAEASSVVSLPSSSQSNEVTDATLQMENLSGFSRLSDLDSEIVPETRRRRFS, encoded by the coding sequence ATGGACGATGATTTGATCAATGCTATAGTAATGGATCTTGATTTGAACCACGAACCTATGGAGTCTTCTGCTTTAGGATTAGGGTCTTCGCCCAATTCTAGGATAGAACAAAGAATTCTTCACCTCGAGGCTGTTGCAGCTAGGTGGCGTCAGGTTCATAATTCTGCGGCTGATAATTCTGCTCCTGATTCTGTTCAACATCACAATTGTCTAGGCAAGGGAAAAGGATGCAAAAGAGATAGATCCCATTTAGtagcaaaggcattggagatGGATGTAGTGGTTAAGAAAGTTGATAAGAATGGTCCAAGTTTCTTTGACtgtaatatttgttttgatattGCAAAAGAACCTATTTTGACTTGTTGTGGCCATTTATATTGCTGGTCATGCTTTTATAACTTACCCTATGTTGATTCAACTACAAAAGAGTGCCCTGAGTGCAAGGGAGAGGTCACTGATGCAAATATTACTCCAATTTATGGCAATGCCAACAGTTACTGCTCCAACCAAGTCCACTCTGCTTTCGAATTACCACCAAGGCCAAAAGCAAATAGAGTCGAGAGTGTTAGACAGCAGCGTGTCACTCGGGGATTGTCTCATATACCAGTTGCTGAAGCACTTAGGAGAATTAGGAATAGTATTGGATTAGGCCATAACCCACAGCAACTACACACTGGTGCCGTTAGTTCAACTTCTCTGAGCGGCTCTCACGACTTGCAAAATACTGAGGCCACTGGCAGCCAGCGACCACGCTCCCGAGTGTTTTCGAGGGTATTATTAGAGGGCGCGGCTTCTCTTTCATCGGAATTAGGAAATGTACAGAGGCTGTTTGAGGACATTACAACGTCAATTACAGATCGCATTCATGAAATAAGCAATTTGCAAGTTTCACCTATTGGTCATGATGAAGGTAATTCTCTCAGAAGTGACGCTGCTATCATACGATCAGAGCATCAGACTCTGGATTCAATTGCAGAGGCAAGCTCTGTTGTATCTCTTCCTTCCTCTTCACAATCAAATGAAGTTACTGATGCAACACTTCAGATGGAAAACCTGAGTGGTTTCTCAAGGCTTTCAGATTTAGATAGCGAAATTGTTCCtgaaacaagaagaagaagatttagCTGA